AGCCTCATCCGAGTCGGCCGCATCAGAAAGCGTGACGGAGATGAGGTTCCGCCCCTGAACTTCATAAGGCTCAATACCCCGTTCAATGATGGCAGGGCCGCCATCTTCGGCCTGCAAATACGCTGAGTTGACTCCTTGAACATGAAAAACTTTTTCTAAGGCAGTCTGAGCGTTCGCTTCGTCTACGATGACGGTTGCAGGTGACCCGGTTCCTCCCGGGAAGTGTTGGCCTAGGGCTATTTGTCCGTCTTTGGCCTCAGAACCACCAACCACCAATTCACTTTGAGGTACCCCATGTGCCTTGAGCTGGGTAACACCAAGTGCTCCGGCAAATAAAACGACAATCGTGATCATCCAAATCGGACGAGGATGCTTGGCTACGAATTTGGCGATCTTGCCCCATAATCCAACCTCACCCTCCACTTGCTGATGCTCTCCCAACTTTTTTGGGGCAAACGGCCAGTAGGCCGCTCGGCCCAGAAGACCGAGTACTGACGGCAAGAAACTCAAGGCGGCAATAATCGAGAAAACAATACCCGAGGCACCGATCGGACCTAATGCTTTATTGGAATTCAGGTCCGAGAAGAGCAAACAAAGAAGACCAACTGTAACGGTGCCACCCGAAGCGACAATCGGCTCTAGCGAATTCCTCAACGCAGTGGACACTGCCTGCCATTTGCTAGCACCGGCTATCAACGCTTCTTTATGTCTGGCAACAAAAAGTAACGAGTAATCTGTAGCCGCACCAATGACAAGGATCGACAAAATACCTTGCGCTTGGCCGTCTAATCGAATCCAACCTTCAGATGCCATGAAGTACACACTGACGATTGCGGCACATAAGGCCACCATCGAGGTCATCAGCACGACAAGTGGTAAGAGCACCGAACGGTAGACAACTAATAAGATCACCAGAACCGCTACTAGTGCTACCCCTAGCAATACTCCATCAATTCCGCCGAAAGCTTCAGCTAGATCGGCACTGAATCCGGCCGGGCCCGTGACATACGCTGTGGTACCTTCTGGTTTTTGGTCAGCAAGCAAGGACCGCAATTCCTCAACGGCTAATTTTGCTTTCGTATCGCCCGAGATTGGTACGAGCAGTTCAGCAGCTTGCGCATCGTCTGAAAGAAAAGGCCCTGCCACTTTCCCATCGAGATAGGTGAACTCACTAAGATTTTCGGCGAGCGCCCTGACGTCAGATTCATCAAGCACATCGTTTCCGGTCAGGACGACGACGGCGGGGATTGCGTCAGTGGTCAGGAACTTCTTCTGCCATCCAAGGGCTTGGGTAGCTTCCGCAGTAGCTGGAAGGAACGCAGTCTGATCATTGGTCTGGA
The nucleotide sequence above comes from Glutamicibacter sp. B1. Encoded proteins:
- a CDS encoding MMPL family transporter, whose protein sequence is MSQREQFKNGLLAKGRGKSNALRAWIYAILIVLWLCIAGLGGPTFGKLSQVQTNDQTAFLPATAEATQALGWQKKFLTTDAIPAVVVLTGNDVLDESDVRALAENLSEFTYLDGKVAGPFLSDDAQAAELLVPISGDTKAKLAVEELRSLLADQKPEGTTAYVTGPAGFSADLAEAFGGIDGVLLGVALVAVLVILLVVYRSVLLPLVVLMTSMVALCAAIVSVYFMASEGWIRLDGQAQGILSILVIGAATDYSLLFVARHKEALIAGASKWQAVSTALRNSLEPIVASGGTVTVGLLCLLFSDLNSNKALGPIGASGIVFSIIAALSFLPSVLGLLGRAAYWPFAPKKLGEHQQVEGEVGLWGKIAKFVAKHPRPIWMITIVVLFAGALGVTQLKAHGVPQSELVVGGSEAKDGQIALGQHFPGGTGSPATVIVDEANAQTALEKVFHVQGVNSAYLQAEDGGPAIIERGIEPYEVQGRNLISVTLSDAADSDEAKESIVRLRQAMHQVNPQTLVGGTTATQIDTNATAQADLNKIIPTTLAAIFVILMLLLRSVLAPLLLMLSTVLSYGTAMGVSALVFNNVFNYVGADPSVPLFGFVFLVALGVDYNIFLMTRVREESKKWGTYAGMRRGLQVTGGVITSAGVVLAATFAALGVVPIMFLGQLGFIVAFGVLLDTFIVRSLLVPALVEEIGPRVWWPSKMSRKDTAMKAENVGKVSGDSTPMRRSSQT